Proteins encoded in a region of the Geobacillus genomosp. 3 genome:
- a CDS encoding Crp/Fnr family transcriptional regulator, with protein MANHWMKDRLKTVPLFRELSDYELDSLVAISHVRVYKPRTFVFMQGDPLERVYFIHSGTVKIYKTDLSGKEQIVSLLQTGEMFPHAGFFLKGTYPAHAEVVEEATLVAIPIHDFEQVLMASPELCMKLFRVMGEKIVDLQNRLEAQVLHNTYEQIVLLLLRLTRTNAVKQGKWHRLTAHVTNRELANMIGTARETVSRTLSQLKRKGLIHVDEHGFYLIDQEGLEKEIFF; from the coding sequence ATGGCGAACCATTGGATGAAAGACCGTCTCAAAACCGTTCCGTTGTTTCGCGAACTGTCCGATTACGAGCTCGACTCGCTTGTCGCCATCTCCCACGTGCGCGTCTACAAGCCGCGGACGTTCGTCTTTATGCAAGGCGACCCGCTCGAGCGCGTCTATTTCATTCATTCCGGCACGGTGAAAATTTATAAAACCGACTTGAGCGGAAAAGAACAAATCGTTTCGCTTTTGCAGACGGGAGAAATGTTTCCGCACGCCGGCTTTTTCTTAAAAGGCACGTATCCGGCTCACGCTGAAGTGGTCGAGGAAGCGACGTTGGTCGCCATTCCGATCCACGATTTCGAGCAAGTGCTGATGGCGAGTCCTGAGCTATGCATGAAACTGTTTCGCGTCATGGGGGAAAAAATCGTCGACTTGCAAAACCGGCTTGAGGCCCAGGTGCTCCATAATACGTACGAACAAATCGTGCTTCTATTGTTGCGGCTGACGCGCACGAACGCCGTCAAGCAAGGGAAATGGCACCGCCTCACCGCCCATGTGACAAACCGCGAACTGGCCAATATGATCGGCACGGCGCGGGAAACGGTGAGCCGGACGTTAAGCCAGCTGAAACGAAAAGGGTTGATTCATGTCGATGAACACGGCTTTTATTTGATCGATCAGGAAGGGTTGGAAAAAGAAATCTTTTTCTAA
- a CDS encoding MFS transporter encodes MNKQKALLPITTLAMTFSFAVWAVFSPLASTFQEMYGLTSTQKSILVAIPVLLGSIMRLPLGIWTDRIGGRRLFSLLLLFLIIPLVGAGFADSYAMLMFWAFFIGMAGTSFSISVTFVSRLTPPEKQGTALGINAMGNFGTAVASFSVPSIAAAFGVPWAFWGMIIPVVIMLVLVWFFTPDMPKPKQQKTMRESLSVLKYKHTWTLSLFYFVTFGAFVAFGIYLPSLLVDLYGLTPVDAGMRAAGFTVIATLARPIGGYLGDKIGAERVLTFVYAGMTLGALTVAFGMENIWVMTVACLLLAAMSGLGNGAVFKLVPQLFPAETGAVTGLVGAWGGLGGFFPPILMGIIKDATGSYALGFMLLGLFTLICFLLNRVVFGKKAGEPVKRYAS; translated from the coding sequence ATGAATAAACAAAAGGCGTTGTTGCCGATCACAACGTTGGCAATGACATTTTCATTCGCTGTATGGGCCGTCTTTTCACCGCTCGCGAGCACATTCCAAGAAATGTATGGACTGACATCGACACAAAAAAGCATTTTGGTCGCCATTCCGGTGCTGCTCGGCTCGATCATGCGTTTGCCGCTTGGCATTTGGACGGACCGGATCGGCGGGAGAAGGCTGTTTTCGCTGTTGCTGTTATTTTTAATCATTCCGCTTGTTGGGGCAGGGTTTGCTGATTCATATGCGATGCTCATGTTTTGGGCGTTTTTCATCGGCATGGCCGGAACGTCGTTTTCGATCTCGGTGACGTTTGTTTCGCGCTTGACTCCGCCGGAAAAACAAGGGACAGCGCTCGGGATTAACGCGATGGGGAACTTCGGCACGGCGGTCGCCAGCTTTTCCGTTCCATCGATTGCCGCGGCGTTCGGTGTACCGTGGGCGTTTTGGGGGATGATCATCCCGGTTGTCATCATGCTTGTTCTCGTTTGGTTTTTCACACCGGATATGCCGAAGCCAAAACAGCAAAAAACGATGCGCGAATCGCTGTCGGTGCTCAAATATAAACATACGTGGACGCTGTCGCTCTTTTACTTCGTTACGTTTGGGGCGTTCGTTGCCTTTGGCATTTACTTGCCGTCGTTGCTTGTGGATTTGTACGGTTTGACACCGGTCGATGCCGGAATGCGCGCAGCCGGGTTTACGGTTATCGCGACGCTCGCCCGGCCGATCGGCGGCTACCTTGGTGATAAAATCGGTGCTGAACGGGTATTGACGTTTGTGTACGCTGGGATGACGCTCGGCGCCTTAACGGTCGCGTTTGGAATGGAAAACATTTGGGTGATGACAGTGGCTTGCCTGCTGCTCGCGGCAATGTCTGGGTTAGGCAACGGTGCAGTTTTCAAGCTCGTTCCGCAGCTGTTCCCGGCTGAGACAGGTGCGGTCACCGGTCTTGTTGGCGCCTGGGGCGGACTTGGCGGCTTTTTCCCGCCGATTTTAATGGGAATCATTAAAGACGCAACCGGCTCATACGCGCTTGGTTTCATGCTTCTTGGCTTGTTTACCTTGATCTGCTTCTTGCTCAACCGAGTCGTGTTTGGCAAAAAGGCGGGCGAACCGGTGAAACGGTACGCGTCGTAA
- a CDS encoding multicopper oxidase domain-containing protein — protein sequence MNRKMSSLLSVALTASLLAACSNGGGEAKAENKNGTAASAQQSAENVLAAHQGVNQAPVPLKMERIGPHDVRVEMTAQITDIEIDKGKMYKAWTFNGQAPGPLVVVNEGDTIHFTLKNMDPVIPHSMDFHAVHAAPSEDFIDVMPNESGTFTYPANKPGVFMYHCGTKPVLQHIANGMHGVIIVKPKNGYPTDKEVDREYVLIQNEWYKYNDMNDFQNGVPSYVAFSTKALKPGDLNTNGDTFTLKEKPLLAKVGEKIRLYVNNVGPNEVSSFHVVGTVFDDVYLDGNPSNHLKGMQTVMLPASGGAVVEFTVTKPGTYPIVTHQFNHAQKGAVATLKVTETGEDDGAETSGH from the coding sequence ATGAACCGAAAGATGTCTTCGCTGTTGTCCGTCGCGTTGACTGCTTCGCTTTTGGCCGCATGCAGCAATGGGGGAGGGGAGGCAAAGGCGGAAAATAAAAATGGAACAGCGGCCTCTGCGCAACAGTCTGCCGAAAACGTGTTAGCCGCTCATCAAGGAGTCAACCAAGCGCCGGTGCCGTTGAAAATGGAGCGGATCGGCCCGCATGATGTCCGCGTTGAAATGACGGCGCAAATCACTGATATTGAAATTGACAAAGGGAAAATGTATAAAGCATGGACGTTTAACGGTCAAGCGCCAGGGCCGCTCGTCGTCGTCAATGAAGGGGACACAATCCACTTTACATTAAAAAATATGGATCCGGTCATCCCGCACAGCATGGATTTCCATGCCGTCCACGCTGCTCCGTCCGAAGATTTTATTGATGTGATGCCAAACGAATCGGGAACGTTCACGTATCCGGCGAACAAACCGGGTGTGTTTATGTACCATTGCGGCACGAAGCCAGTGTTGCAGCATATCGCCAACGGCATGCACGGTGTGATCATCGTCAAGCCGAAAAACGGCTATCCGACCGATAAAGAAGTCGACCGCGAATATGTGCTCATCCAAAACGAGTGGTACAAATATAACGATATGAATGACTTCCAAAACGGAGTGCCAAGCTACGTCGCTTTCTCGACGAAAGCGCTGAAGCCTGGTGACCTGAACACAAACGGGGATACGTTCACGCTGAAAGAAAAACCGTTGCTTGCGAAAGTCGGCGAGAAAATTCGCTTGTATGTCAATAACGTTGGCCCGAACGAGGTGAGTTCGTTCCACGTCGTCGGCACTGTCTTCGATGATGTGTATCTTGACGGCAACCCGAGCAATCATCTAAAGGGAATGCAAACGGTGATGCTTCCGGCAAGCGGCGGCGCGGTTGTCGAATTTACCGTCACCAAACCGGGAACGTACCCGATCGTCACTCATCAGTTTAACCATGCACAAAAAGGAGCCGTCGCCACGCTGAAAGTCACAGAAACCGGTGAAGACGACGGCGCGGAAACAAGCGGACATTAA
- a CDS encoding hemerythrin domain-containing protein — MGGPSLRKLDAHRSIHHGAFAEAKRLTDLLEKLYDERRSEHLAEVADALAEHWEKRVIAHAEAEEEGFYREKAGEGEDLAETVARLKRDHDLMRKLIAEIRERLPEQVDGEVLTRFHALLHINRIHSADEESLLF; from the coding sequence ATGGGCGGCCCATCGCTGCGAAAGTTGGACGCGCATCGCTCCATTCATCATGGGGCATTTGCTGAAGCGAAACGTCTGACCGATTTGCTGGAAAAACTGTATGACGAGCGGCGCAGCGAGCATCTTGCTGAGGTGGCGGATGCGCTTGCCGAACATTGGGAAAAACGGGTCATTGCCCACGCCGAGGCCGAAGAGGAAGGGTTTTACCGTGAAAAGGCCGGAGAGGGAGAAGATCTGGCTGAAACGGTTGCACGGTTAAAACGTGACCATGACCTTATGAGAAAATTGATTGCCGAAATACGGGAGCGGCTGCCTGAACAGGTCGATGGCGAGGTGCTAACCCGTTTTCACGCCTTGCTTCACATCAATCGCATCCATAGTGCCGATGAGGAAAGTCTGCTCTTTTAA
- the ilvB gene encoding biosynthetic-type acetolactate synthase large subunit, with the protein MLHPPIRLGVDVLVQSLAVQGISRVFGCCHDSTLPVRQALETSSRLSYIEMKHEQAAVHAADGYARASGKLGVAIIGAGGGITNGITGIATALSDSVPLLIIVTRPSPENDLYAPDLDVFSLCTPVTKYHLQVNEISGIPSTIQHAYEIALSGRPGPVTVEIPTHLLRQEATASYPMPKASLPKPKKIPKKSLEAAIAAIESAKKPVLFIGGGVISSGASELVREVAIKGQIPVVSSLMGIGAFAQNPLYLGMLGMHGTYAANKAVHQCDLLICAGVRFSDRVTGKMSGFSPKSKKIHVDIDASEINKNIRVDLPIVGDAKQFFHSLIDRLRYPLIREHTKDWVAEATQWRRTVPRFDTSASRLKPQKVIQMLSALAGDEAIVVTDVGQHQIWTAHHYAFTKPRSFLTSGGLGTMGYGLPAAIGAAVAAPGQTVICVTGDGSFQMNLQEMLTAVAHNLPIKIAVLNNGYLGMVRQWQELFYQGRYSAVKITSPDFAKLAGAYGAAGYAADSEAEAEAIIKKALAHNGPVLLDFNIAEEENVYPIVPPGQSNDQAILAR; encoded by the coding sequence ATGTTGCATCCTCCGATCCGCCTCGGAGTCGATGTACTAGTACAATCATTAGCCGTTCAAGGAATCAGCCGCGTATTTGGCTGCTGCCATGACAGCACATTGCCGGTTCGCCAAGCACTCGAAACCTCCTCCCGCCTGTCGTATATCGAAATGAAGCACGAACAAGCGGCTGTTCATGCGGCGGACGGGTATGCGCGTGCTTCGGGGAAATTAGGAGTGGCGATCATCGGGGCAGGGGGCGGAATCACAAACGGTATTACCGGAATCGCAACCGCATTAAGCGACTCCGTCCCATTGCTTATCATTGTCACGCGTCCCTCTCCGGAAAACGACTTGTATGCTCCTGACCTCGATGTGTTTAGCCTTTGCACACCGGTTACGAAATACCATTTGCAAGTGAACGAAATCAGCGGCATCCCATCAACCATCCAGCACGCCTATGAAATTGCGCTAAGTGGAAGACCAGGGCCGGTGACGGTGGAAATTCCAACTCATCTTCTCCGCCAGGAGGCGACGGCGTCCTACCCGATGCCAAAAGCTTCACTCCCGAAACCGAAGAAAATACCGAAAAAATCGTTGGAAGCCGCCATTGCCGCCATTGAAAGCGCCAAAAAACCGGTCTTGTTTATCGGCGGTGGGGTCATCAGCTCCGGCGCCTCGGAACTGGTGCGCGAGGTGGCCATAAAAGGCCAAATCCCCGTTGTCAGCTCGTTGATGGGAATTGGCGCTTTCGCTCAAAATCCGTTATACTTAGGAATGCTCGGCATGCACGGGACTTATGCGGCCAATAAAGCGGTCCATCAATGCGACTTGCTCATTTGCGCCGGCGTGCGCTTCAGCGACCGGGTGACGGGAAAAATGAGCGGATTTTCGCCAAAATCGAAAAAAATTCATGTCGATATTGACGCTTCCGAGATTAACAAAAACATCCGTGTCGACCTTCCGATTGTCGGGGATGCGAAACAATTTTTCCATTCTTTAATCGATCGGCTCCGCTATCCACTCATCCGGGAACATACGAAAGACTGGGTGGCGGAAGCGACACAGTGGCGGCGGACGGTGCCCCGCTTCGATACGTCTGCAAGCCGCCTAAAGCCGCAAAAAGTCATCCAAATGCTTTCAGCTCTCGCAGGAGACGAGGCGATTGTGGTCACCGACGTCGGCCAACACCAAATATGGACAGCCCATCATTATGCCTTTACCAAACCGCGGTCCTTTTTAACGTCCGGCGGACTCGGGACGATGGGGTACGGCCTCCCGGCAGCCATCGGCGCCGCTGTCGCTGCGCCGGGCCAAACGGTCATTTGTGTGACCGGGGACGGCAGTTTTCAAATGAATCTTCAAGAAATGTTGACGGCTGTTGCACACAACCTCCCGATTAAAATCGCCGTATTAAACAACGGGTATTTGGGGATGGTGCGCCAGTGGCAGGAACTGTTTTACCAAGGGCGCTATTCAGCCGTGAAAATTACTTCGCCTGATTTTGCTAAGCTGGCCGGGGCATACGGGGCGGCCGGGTATGCGGCCGACTCGGAAGCAGAGGCAGAGGCGATCATCAAAAAAGCGTTAGCGCACAATGGACCGGTCTTGCTTGATTTTAACATCGCCGAGGAAGAAAACGTTTATCCGATCGTTCCCCCTGGGCAAAGCAACGACCAAGCTATTTTGGCGCGCTGA
- a CDS encoding DUF2249 domain-containing protein: MSQFAAKIHAPDYPPRDRHPAIFRLFDSLKPGEVMELVNDHDPRPLQYQFMMERPDEFTWEYLEEGPDVWRVAIGKK; encoded by the coding sequence ATGAGCCAATTTGCCGCAAAAATCCACGCCCCGGACTATCCGCCGCGCGATCGCCATCCGGCGATTTTCCGGCTGTTTGACAGCTTAAAGCCGGGGGAAGTGATGGAACTGGTGAACGACCACGACCCGCGTCCATTGCAATACCAGTTCATGATGGAGCGTCCGGACGAATTTACGTGGGAGTATTTGGAGGAAGGGCCGGACGTATGGCGGGTGGCGATCGGAAAGAAATAA
- a CDS encoding nitric-oxide reductase large subunit, with protein sequence MEIQRSVRPNVRPGRQTTNSFLKSILIFTILISFTVLLVGGYWIFKEMAPRPKEVRSEDGQVLMTKETIIGGQAVFQKYGLMDYGTVLGHGSYMGPDYTAEALKVYTEGMQDYKANEKYNKPFSELTDEEKTVIREQVISEMRKNRYNPVTDVLVLTDAQVYGLENVRDYYRDVFTNGDGWGLKKGLIKETDMPKTDRAWVAEGDQIQQIADFFFWTAWLSSTLRIGDEITYTNNWPYYEDAGNTMSFSAVWWSGASVTILILFVGIILYVFYRYQLGMQEAYAEGKFPVIDLRRQPLTASQVKAGKYFVVVAALFFVQTMFGALLAHYYTEPDSFFGIDGIYDLLPFNIAKSYHLQLAIFWIATAWLGMGIFVAPLVGGQEPKKQGLLVDLLFWALVVLVGGSMIGQWLGVNGYLGNSWFLFGHQGWEYLELGRVWQIILVVGMLLWLFIVFRGVKRGLKRESDRGGLIHLLFYSAIAVPFFYIFAFFMEPDTNFTMADFWRWWIIHLWVEGIFEVFAVVVIGFLLVQMRLVTKKSTVRALYFQFTLLLGSGVIGIGHHYYYNGSPEIWIALGAVFSALEVIPLTLLILEAYEQYKMMRDGGVNFPYKATFWFLISTAIWNLVGAGVLGFLINLPAVSYFEHGQFLTPAHGHGAMMGVYGMFAIAVLLYSLRNIVKPEAWNDKWLKFSCWMLNIGLAGMIVITLLPVGVLQIKEAFVNGYWASRSPSFLQQDIVQNLLLIRFVPDTIFLIGVVALLAFAVKVMFHLRKPTHREGEELPVVNLAEEE encoded by the coding sequence ATGGAGATTCAGCGATCCGTTCGCCCCAATGTCCGGCCGGGGCGGCAAACGACCAATAGTTTTCTCAAATCCATTCTTATTTTCACCATTTTAATCAGCTTTACCGTCCTGCTTGTCGGCGGGTATTGGATTTTTAAAGAGATGGCGCCAAGGCCAAAAGAAGTGCGCAGCGAAGACGGTCAAGTGCTGATGACGAAAGAAACGATCATCGGCGGGCAAGCTGTCTTCCAAAAATACGGGCTGATGGATTACGGCACCGTGCTGGGCCACGGGTCGTATATGGGACCGGACTACACAGCCGAAGCGCTCAAAGTTTACACGGAAGGCATGCAAGACTACAAAGCAAACGAGAAATACAACAAGCCGTTTTCCGAGTTAACGGATGAGGAAAAAACGGTCATTCGCGAACAAGTCATCAGCGAAATGCGAAAAAACCGCTATAATCCGGTAACCGATGTGCTGGTGTTAACGGACGCCCAAGTGTACGGGCTTGAAAACGTGCGCGACTATTACCGCGACGTGTTTACGAATGGCGACGGTTGGGGATTGAAAAAAGGATTGATTAAGGAAACCGATATGCCAAAAACGGATCGCGCTTGGGTCGCTGAGGGCGATCAAATCCAACAAATTGCTGACTTTTTCTTCTGGACCGCCTGGCTGTCGAGCACGTTGAGAATTGGCGACGAAATTACGTATACGAACAACTGGCCATATTATGAAGACGCCGGCAATACGATGTCGTTCTCGGCTGTCTGGTGGAGCGGCGCCAGCGTCACGATTTTGATTTTGTTCGTCGGGATCATTTTGTACGTGTTTTACCGCTATCAGTTAGGGATGCAAGAGGCGTATGCGGAAGGGAAGTTTCCGGTTATCGATTTGCGGCGGCAGCCGCTCACCGCTTCGCAAGTGAAAGCGGGCAAATATTTCGTTGTCGTCGCGGCACTGTTCTTCGTGCAAACGATGTTCGGGGCGTTGCTTGCCCACTACTACACCGAGCCGGACAGTTTCTTTGGCATTGATGGGATTTACGACTTGCTGCCGTTTAATATCGCTAAAAGTTACCATTTGCAGTTGGCCATTTTCTGGATCGCAACGGCATGGCTTGGCATGGGAATTTTCGTCGCTCCGCTTGTCGGCGGACAAGAGCCGAAAAAGCAAGGGCTGCTTGTCGATCTCCTGTTTTGGGCGCTTGTCGTCCTTGTCGGCGGCAGCATGATCGGCCAATGGCTCGGCGTCAACGGTTACTTAGGAAACAGCTGGTTCTTGTTTGGCCACCAAGGTTGGGAATACCTTGAACTTGGCCGCGTCTGGCAAATTATTTTAGTCGTGGGCATGCTGCTTTGGCTGTTTATCGTCTTCCGCGGTGTCAAACGCGGGCTGAAGCGGGAAAGCGACAGAGGCGGGCTCATCCACTTGCTGTTTTACTCAGCCATCGCCGTTCCGTTCTTCTACATTTTCGCCTTCTTTATGGAGCCGGATACGAACTTTACGATGGCCGACTTTTGGCGTTGGTGGATCATCCACTTATGGGTGGAAGGGATTTTTGAAGTGTTTGCCGTTGTTGTGATCGGATTCTTGCTCGTGCAAATGCGGCTTGTGACGAAAAAATCGACCGTTCGAGCGCTCTATTTCCAATTTACTCTTTTGTTGGGCAGCGGTGTGATCGGCATCGGACACCACTATTACTACAACGGTTCACCGGAAATTTGGATCGCCCTTGGGGCGGTGTTCTCGGCGCTTGAAGTCATCCCGCTTACACTGCTCATTTTGGAAGCGTACGAACAATACAAAATGATGCGCGACGGCGGGGTCAACTTCCCGTACAAAGCGACGTTCTGGTTCTTAATTTCGACCGCTATTTGGAACTTAGTCGGCGCCGGCGTGCTCGGTTTTCTCATCAACTTGCCGGCTGTCAGCTACTTTGAACACGGGCAGTTTTTAACGCCGGCCCACGGCCACGGGGCGATGATGGGCGTGTATGGCATGTTCGCGATTGCCGTGCTTCTTTACTCGCTGCGCAACATCGTCAAACCGGAAGCATGGAATGACAAATGGCTGAAATTCTCGTGCTGGATGTTAAATATCGGGCTTGCAGGCATGATCGTCATCACGCTTCTTCCGGTCGGGGTGTTGCAAATCAAAGAAGCATTTGTGAACGGCTATTGGGCGTCGCGTTCGCCGTCTTTCCTGCAGCAAGACATCGTGCAAAACTTGTTGCTCATCCGCTTCGTTCCGGATACGATCTTTTTAATCGGCGTCGTCGCCTTGCTTGCCTTTGCGGTGAAAGTGATGTTCCACTTGCGCAAACCGACGCATCGCGAAGGGGAAGAGCTGCCGGTCGTAAACTTAGCTGAAGAAGAGTAA
- a CDS encoding carboxymuconolactone decarboxylase family protein: protein MTLRFNYRIENPEAFEALTKLEEFMNKSGLDKTLYELIKIRASQINGCAFCVDMHTRDLRNMGETAQRINLISVWREAYDIFSEKEKAVLELTEAVTLISNNGVPQHLYEKVRQFFSEKEYVDLIMAINTINCWNRMAISTGMYPGCF from the coding sequence ATGACCTTGCGCTTCAATTACCGTATTGAAAACCCAGAAGCATTTGAAGCCCTAACTAAACTAGAGGAATTTATGAACAAGAGTGGGCTCGACAAAACGCTCTATGAGCTAATTAAAATTCGTGCCTCACAAATTAACGGATGCGCCTTTTGTGTAGATATGCACACTAGGGATTTACGAAACATGGGAGAAACTGCACAACGTATTAATTTAATTAGCGTTTGGCGTGAAGCTTACGACATTTTTTCTGAGAAAGAAAAGGCGGTACTGGAATTAACCGAAGCAGTTACGCTTATTTCAAATAATGGGGTTCCCCAACATTTGTATGAAAAGGTTCGCCAGTTTTTTAGTGAAAAGGAATACGTAGACTTAATTATGGCGATTAACACCATTAACTGTTGGAATAGAATGGCGATTTCAACAGGTATGTATCCGGGCTGCTTTTAA
- a CDS encoding TIGR04053 family radical SAM/SPASM domain-containing protein has translation MRDFNENPFIVIWELTRACQLKCLHCRAEAQYHRDPRELTFEEGKKLIDDIYEMDQPMLVFTGGDPLMRPDVYDLAKYAIDKGLRVSMTPSATPNVTKEAIRKAKEVGLSRWAFSLDGPNAEIHDHFRGTSGSFDLTIRAIHYLHELDIPVQINTVISRYNVHVLDEMVALVEKLKCVLWSVFFLVPTGRGKEEDMISPVEHERVFRWLYETSKRVPFDIKTTAGQHYRRVVLQAKMREGKAAKGGIRYEDVLNQGLTGQVDGLGRAPKGVNDGNGFVFISHIGDVYPSGLLPVKAGNVRETPLADIYRHSPIFQDLRNPDKYKGKCGVCEFRHVCGGSRSRAYAVTGDYLESEPYCVYIPKALRTKERSQL, from the coding sequence ATGCGCGATTTCAATGAAAACCCGTTTATCGTTATTTGGGAGTTGACGAGGGCGTGTCAATTAAAATGCCTTCATTGCCGCGCCGAAGCGCAATATCATCGCGATCCGCGCGAGTTGACGTTTGAGGAAGGGAAAAAGCTGATCGATGACATTTACGAGATGGATCAGCCGATGCTCGTCTTTACGGGAGGCGATCCGCTCATGCGGCCGGATGTGTACGATTTGGCGAAATATGCGATCGACAAAGGATTGCGCGTGTCGATGACGCCGAGCGCGACGCCGAACGTGACGAAAGAAGCGATCCGCAAGGCGAAAGAAGTCGGCTTGTCGCGCTGGGCGTTCAGTCTTGACGGGCCGAATGCCGAGATTCACGACCATTTCCGCGGCACGAGCGGCTCATTCGATTTGACGATCCGCGCGATTCACTACTTGCATGAACTTGACATTCCCGTGCAAATCAACACCGTCATTTCGCGGTACAATGTTCATGTGCTTGACGAGATGGTGGCGCTCGTCGAGAAGTTAAAATGCGTCCTTTGGAGCGTCTTTTTCCTTGTGCCGACAGGCAGGGGAAAAGAGGAGGATATGATTTCTCCGGTTGAGCATGAGCGGGTGTTCCGCTGGCTGTATGAAACGAGCAAGCGCGTTCCGTTTGACATCAAAACAACGGCAGGCCAGCATTACCGCCGCGTCGTGCTGCAGGCGAAAATGCGCGAAGGAAAAGCGGCGAAAGGCGGCATCCGTTACGAAGACGTGTTGAACCAAGGGTTGACCGGGCAGGTCGACGGGCTCGGCCGCGCGCCGAAAGGGGTAAACGACGGCAACGGTTTCGTCTTCATTTCCCATATCGGCGACGTCTACCCGAGCGGGCTGCTGCCGGTGAAGGCAGGGAACGTCCGGGAAACGCCGCTTGCGGACATTTACCGACACTCGCCGATTTTCCAAGATTTGCGCAATCCGGACAAATACAAAGGGAAATGCGGCGTTTGCGAGTTTCGCCATGTGTGCGGCGGCTCGCGCTCGCGGGCGTACGCGGTGACTGGCGACTATTTGGAAAGCGAGCCGTATTGTGTTTACATTCCAAAGGCGCTGCGGACAAAAGAGCGCAGTCAATTGTAA
- a CDS encoding molybdenum cofactor guanylyltransferase yields MKPTIAGAVLAGGQSRRFGRPKAFALHEGAPFFTWSVAALRSVADELYIVSHPSLVDEFRRQTDIPVLLDVERCRGCGPLAGIYTVMEQSQADWVFVLPCDMPYMRQEVTSRLVSYIDPMVDAIVPLHGGRPEPLVALYHRRLSPVIAELLDIGERRMTALLERIHVRYIDTNQLGVEEKVWHNVNTQQEYESRSDRCCF; encoded by the coding sequence ATGAAACCAACCATTGCCGGAGCGGTGCTCGCCGGCGGCCAGTCGCGCCGATTCGGGCGGCCGAAGGCGTTTGCGCTGCACGAAGGCGCGCCGTTTTTCACCTGGTCTGTTGCGGCATTGCGGTCTGTCGCCGATGAACTGTATATCGTCAGCCACCCGTCGCTTGTCGATGAATTCCGCCGGCAAACGGACATCCCGGTGTTGCTTGACGTGGAGCGCTGCCGCGGCTGTGGGCCGCTTGCCGGCATTTACACCGTGATGGAACAGAGCCAGGCGGATTGGGTGTTCGTCTTGCCGTGCGACATGCCGTACATGCGGCAGGAAGTGACGAGTCGGCTTGTTTCCTATATCGATCCGATGGTTGATGCCATCGTCCCGCTCCATGGCGGCCGTCCGGAGCCATTGGTCGCCTTATACCACCGGCGGCTCAGCCCTGTGATCGCCGAGCTGCTTGATATCGGTGAACGGCGGATGACGGCGCTCCTTGAACGGATTCACGTCCGGTATATTGACACGAATCAGCTCGGTGTCGAGGAGAAAGTGTGGCACAATGTGAATACACAACAAGAATACGAAAGCCGCTCAGATAGATGCTGCTTTTGA